The segment TCCTGGTTCAGTTCATGTGGTGACACTGATGTTCTGGGTCAGTGGTCTGGTGGACAAAATGTCCCTGTCAGATAACCCTTGATGCACTGTACAGAATTATTGAATATTTGTGAAATATTTATATCAGTTCAAGCTGAAGCAAGAACGCATCCGTCTTCTGTCACTGGTATTCAGATTTCTGGACATGGGATTAATTTCcgcaatttattttattatttttactacCAATTCACGAGTAGCGGGTTGATAATCATTCTGCTATTCCCAGTCTCACCTCTCTCATTCCATCTTTTTGTTGCTTGATTTATTCTACTAACAATCTTACACGTCATACTCACTTAAATTCTCCCATTGCCCACCCTGCCAGACATTCCCTTGAGCCCCAGTCCCACttcggagacctaaacagcaacctctagtgaccttgcctgctacccaaggtttccatgaggttaccggaggttttggtcactctccctgatggtcgaaagtggtttccgcgtggtcgagacttcatctaggttgctgctattttttttcatcatgattaaaaccggcctcgactagaaataggttgccgttttaaaaatcgatcattttttttgtcgcaggtctagtcgaagccggttttcttcatagtcgaggaaggttttcaacatatgcgtgggaggtggtaggaggttgcaggtcaccttatagaaacatagaaaatgggtgtaggagtaggccattcggcccttcactgcacagccattcaatatgatcatggctgatcatccaactcggtatcctgtacctgccttctctccataccccctgatccatttagccacaagggccacatctaactccctcttaaatatagccattgaactggcctcaactaccttctgtggcagagaattccagagatccaccactctctgtgtgaaaaatgtttttctcatcttggtcctaaaagacttcccccttatccttaaactgtgaccccttgttctggacttcccccaacaccgggaacaatcttcctgcatctagcctgtccaaccccttaagaattttgtaggtttctataggatcccccctcaatcttctaaattccagcgagtgcaAACCGAGTCTATTGACtttgaccttgatttttttttttttttgggtggtgagcaaggtcaccagaggtcgctgtttaggtctcctaagtgggaggGGCCCTTTACTTAAAGGGAAAAACATTGGTTTTTCAGCTCTTTTTACCAGCAGTTTTAGTGCAGATTTTTTGGTTGAGTTTAATGTTAACTGAACTCATTTGTTTCAAGCAGCGAATGCGATAATCGGCTTTCATCTTTTATCACCAGGAAATTCCACAACAGACAACGTCTGCGAGTCCTGCCGTCCAGACACGTTCTCTGAATTGAAGTCTCTTTCCACCAAGTGCCGGCCGCATACCAAGTGAGTACGAGTTAATGATAGTCCCTCGAGTAGTACGGGTCAGTAGCCCGAATAACTGGGCAGtttaacaccccagcggtatgaacattgacttctctaacttcagaaagcccttgctttctctctccatccccttccccttcccagttctcccgctagtcttactgtctctacctttgtcccgccccctcccctgacatccgtctgaagaaggatctcgaccagacacgccacccattccttgtcaccagagatgctgcctcgcccgctgagttacaccagcattttgtgtctacccccgaATGACTCATTGGATTAGTCCCCTGATTCCACTTGAGATCTCAGCTCATGGTGATGAGGGCCGAGGAGGAGAAAATAACACATTATGCTGGGAGTTTGCTGTGGCTCAGTTCATGTGGTgacagggtctcggcccgaaacgttgcctatgtcctttgctccatagatgctgcctcacccgctgagtttctccagcatttttgtctaccatgtaaATGTGCTCTGTTTTGGAGAAGAACCATAGTAGAGGGTGGAGGCACACAATGCATAATACTGCGGCTGGTCTGTGCATGGGGGTGTGAAAATGCCAGCAACCACATCATTGTTGACCTTTCCATGGGTCAGACAGAGTTGTGCAGCCCACTTAGTCAAATCATCACCTCAGCACTTCTCCAGGTTCTGGGTGTTTTAGCGTCAACATCAAACGCAACGTTGATATTCATTTGGAGAGAacgagaatataaaagcagggatgtaatgctgaggctttaaggcactggtcagaccatgtttggagttttgtgagcagttttgggccccatattttgAGAAGGGATTTACCAGCagtggagagggtctagaggaggcTTATGAGAATGAAAGCAGgattagactgattcctgggacgtcaggactgtcttatgaagaaagactggatagacttggtttatactctctagaatttaggagattgagaggggatcttatagaaacctacaaaattcttaaggggttggacaggctagatgcaggaagattgttcccgatgttagggaagtccaggacaaggggtcacagcttaagtataagggggaaatcctttaaaaccgagatgagaagaacttttttcacacagagtggtgaatctctggaactctctgccacagagggtagttgaggccagttcattggctacatttaagagggagttagatgtggcccttgtggctaaggggatcagggggtatggagagaaggcaggtacgggatactgagttggatgatcagccatgatcatattgaatggcggtgcaggctcgaagggccgaatggcctactcctgcacctaatttctatgtttctatgtttctattaacgtaTGTTGGGCATTCGACGTCTCTGGGCCTGTatgcgctggagtttagatggatgagggggatctcattgaaacctacagaatagtgaaaggcttggacagagtggatgtggagaggatgtttccactagtgggagagtctaggaccagagggcacagtctcagaatatggTCACgtaccattaggaaggagataaggaggaatttctctagtcggAGGGCGGagggtgtatctgtggaattcattgccacaggcggctgtggaggccaaatcattgggtatctttaaagcggagattgacaggttcttgattagtaagtgcgtCAAAAGTTACGGGGAGACGACAGGAgtttggggctgagagggaaagatgtctTGATGTGTAAGGGTTGGGTTCACATCACAATTCCATTTGCCATCCATGACTTTTCTCTTTGTCTATTCTTTCCTAAGATGTGCCAGGTTGTTAAAAGAAGGTACAGCAACCGAAGATGCTGAGTGTGACAAAACTGTCAGCTCGATAACCAACGTCCTCCGGCCCAGCACCAACCGGTCCAACGCATCCACCTCCTCACCAGCCAGGCCCTACCCCCATTCCACCACCCCAAGGCCAGGTCACCTGACAACGTTGTCCATTGCAGTCACTGCTCCCAAAGGAAACAGTAAGTCGATTTAGGACTTCTCCCTGAACTGGAATGTTATTCCCCTTGACTAACCTGCAACCCCCTCCCTCAAATGCATTCCTCGACCCCTTTCCCCCACTGCTTATTCTGTCTGCTGACTATTCTAGTTCGTGTCACTGGGGaactgtcaagagtcaagagtgttttattgccacatgtcccagatagaacaatgaaattcttacttacagcagcgcaacagaatatgtaaacatagtacactgtaaacaagagttcagtgtgtctataaaaaggttcagtgtgtgtgtatttagACACATACTCACATATTGAAGCCAATTCTAATTCCTTGTCGGCCTGTTTGCAGTCAGCCAATGTCAAAAAGATAAGGAGTTGAGATAAAGGACATGCTGGCCTCGGGAGAGatgcagagagacacagaggTAGCGTACATTCCAGGATCAACGTGAAATCTTCCTCCAGAGTTACAGCAAGAAGAGTTCGATCAGGCGGCAGCAAAGGTGCAAAAGGAGATTGAAAAAGACCGGATCGGCAAAAAAACAATCAATATTCTGAATAAACCTTCACAGTTCGCAAAGGAAGATTCAAGTAAAAACTCCCTCAAACCAAGCATTCCTGAATAACCAAAATAGAAGCTTGAAATAAGGTTCAAAGTGAATAAATACTGGGGCTTGCATGACGTTTGATTGACGGAAGCTGAAAGATAAGGGGCGAAGGTGTGAGACTCAGACAATCATGACATTTGGCAGAGGAGAGGACTCAGTACAGTgcaaactcagattcagattcaattttaattgtcattgtcagtgtacagtacagagacaacgaaatgcattctgaaACTGACTCGTAAATGGGCTCTTGAGACGGGTGTGACTGACTTATCTGACGGTCCATTTGTTATTGTCtctctattttcctgtttttatcgctctctctgtttttttttttactttctccctttccctctgTCTCTTCCCATTCCTGTCTTGTACACTTGTTCTCCAACTGTGTCAATCTGCATCCGGCCACTTGTACCTCACTCTGCCTCTCATTTTAAATTGCTGGggggtttttttcccctttttctttccgcccacaatatttaacatgtaaaagaatatgcgaTTCTGTATTCCATTCTGTTTGCGGTTTGGttggttggttgtttgtttgtttgtctttttgcacaaagtccgcgagcatcgccacttttcatttctctgcacatctcgtatgtgtctgtgacgaataaactcgacttgacttgacttgtcaccGGTCCCTTTCTCATTCTGCCTTTCACTTGTGTGCTTTGCCTTTCGCAGTTTCGAACTCACCTCCTCTGCCACTCCTGGGCCTGTGTCTCTCCCTCACACATTTCTCCGACTGTCTCTTACACGTGCTCCCTTTCGCTCTCTGCACCCGCCGTTTATGTCTGTTCCATCTGCCTATCTCTGTcattagagtataggagcagggaggttctactgcagttgtacagggttttggtgagaccacacctggagtaatgcgtacagttttggtctccaaatctgaggaaggacattcttgccatggagggagtgcagagaaggttcgccagactgattcctgggatttcaggactgttttatgaagaaagactggatagacttgttttatactctctagaatttaggagactgagaggggatcttatagaaacttacaaaattcttaaggggttggacaggctagatgcaggaagattgttcccgatgttagggaagtccaggacaaggggtcacagcttaaggataagagggaaatcctttaaaaccgagatgagaaaaacttttttcacacagagagtggtgaatctctggaaccgaacaggtacgggatactgagttggatgatcagccatgatcatattgaatggcggtgcaggctcgaagggccgaatggcctactactgcacctaatttctatgttctatgtttctattatatacTCCAACCTCTGTCAATGCCTTTTGCACCCCCTGTAAGTCTTTCTCTCAGTTTCTGTCCAGCTCCCATGCGCTTTGATCTGATTTTAGTTGTTTGGTTTGTTACAGAACAGGTAGTCAACCTACTGTTGATAGTTGGATTGGTCCTGGCCTTCCTACTGATTCTGGTCGTCTCCAGTTTACTGTTCAGCCGCAAGGACTATTTCAAAAGTCTACTCTTATCCAACAGAACTAAAGGTGAGGATATCGCAGCCACATCGGTcatttcatagatacatagacaacaagtgcaggaataggccattcgacccttcgtgccagcaccaccattcaatgtgatcatggctgatcatccacaatcagtaccccgttcctgccttctccccacataccccttgatcccactcgccctaagagctctatctaactctcttttgaatgcatccagtgaatcggcctccaatgccttctgaggcagagaattccacaaattcacaactctctgcgtgaaaaagtttttccaaatctccgttctaaatgtcctcccccttattcttaaactgtgaccccaggttctggactctcccaacatcgggaacatgtttcctgcatctagcctgtccaatcccttcataattttctataagatccgctctcatccttctaaattccttttCCCTCTTCACCTCATCTCTTTTTATTGAAGAGTAACCCTCAACTCTCGCCTCCCCACCCTTTCCCCATTCTTCAACCTTGCCTGCTCAtcaaatcctgacacaatacaTTTTCTCCGCCATCACTCGCTTCTTACTTCTAACATGGATTTGACTTCTTCTTTCCCATCTGGAATATCTCTTCACAACTTCAATTCCAGTTGCATTCATCACCTCTTACATAGAATTTAAAGCACTGCAGCAAAGGCCCACTCAATCTGTAAAAAACCATGATGCAAATCCAAACTAATCTTCACCTGTGTGGACATTACAATtacaaattacaattacaaaggacatttattatcacatacaccagtGGTGTAGtggaatttgacttgccattgcagcacatgaataaagataagacacaatattaaagaattgaacaataagcgtaaaaacatcccccccacaatggttcccactgtgagggaaggcagcaaagtccagtcccatcccctgttcacccatagtcgggcctattgaggcctccgcagtcaccgctaaggcagcccgatgcttcaggccctcttgccggcaAGAAGGCACTCCAGCGTCGGGTGAACACATATGGTCCACATTCCTCTATTCCctctagtttgaagaagggacctgacccaaaatgccctctgtccattccctccacaaatgctgcctgaccagctgagcttcTTCAGCACTTTACTGGTAGTTTACTCCCTCTAGTCCCAGCCTGTTCGTGAAGATCTAAATGCCTCAAACATTGCTTTTGTCCAAAGCATGGAAGTTGTATGATAAATGTTTCTGTTGGGAATGGATCTCCAGAATCAAAGtgagctccccctctccctcgtcTGTTCTAACCAGATCTGATCTGTTTTTCTGTTTGAACGTCAGGTTCCATCTACATCATGAGCCCACGCACTGTGTACGTCGGAGTGGAAACTGGCGACTGTGTCAGCCCCGAACAAAAAGATCCCGTTGCCAAACCTGTGGACTCCCACATTCACTTCCCTCAGCAGGAGTCAATGAAGTCTCAGAGTACGGCAGAGACCCACACCTTCCCAGTGGAGGAGTCGGGGAAGGTTTTCCACGACCCAGAAGCTGCAGCGGACACACAGCTGGAGTAAGTTCAACGGTCACTGACTGAACAACCACTGGTGGACAATGGCAGCTGATGAGGTATCTGGGTTTGCAGTGCTGATCTCATTATTGTGGAGCGCAAGGAGAATCCAAGGTCTTAATTTTATCAGACTAAATGTAAACATCGCCACGTAAAGAATGAAGAATCTCGGGCGTGTGTCTGCGTGTTGGACCGTCCGCAGCTGCCTACATGGGTCTTCATGCAGACGGTGACATTTATTGCTGGCTGTGAGATCCTGGTACTGGGGATGAGCCACCTCTGCATTCCACAGTCACTAGACGTGTACGCTTTGATTCTTGTGCTGAGATCGGCACTTTGCTTGCAGTGGCCCGCCCCAGTATCTGCTGTGAGCCCCCCATCATCAGTTCACTTGTGAGCGTCCCCCTCCCCTGTTACACACAAAGTATCTTGGCACGGTGAGTGAGACCCCCTCTTGGTACTCATGCTGAACCTCTGGTATCAGTACTGAACCATCTACATTTTGGTGGTGAGCTGCTGGCTTTGGGTGTCCAGCCACCGAGGCTGTTTTATAATTGTTTCTCTACAGTTAGATTTTAAAAGCATCTTTTACAGACATTCTTTGTATGTCGCAGACTGACTTTTACAGCTGTGTGTCTGATCGTTTGAACACTGGATTTCAGGGGAGCTTTGAGAAATATGTTTTGATCGAACTGTATGTAAAGTATGAGACATGATACACCTGACATGTGCGTGTTGACCCTCTAACGGCTAGTGGGGGGCTTGTATCAATGTGCAAAGCAGCAATGGCCCAAATGTGCGTGTACAGAtccgggggtagacaaaaatgctggagaaactcagcgggtgcagcagcatctatgcagcgaaggaaataggcaacgtttcggcccgaaacccttctacagacatggTTGTGATTCTATTGTTGTCAACGCCCCCTAGTGGACGAGTGCACAAATACAAAATGTGTCGGaatgacctgcagatgctggtttacacacacaaaatactagagctgtcccacacaaataaaaaaatgtcTTGTTTCTGGCAGCAAATGTTTAACTGCTTAATCATGAGTTTTCTTTTGCTGAATGTCTGAGCGTAATCCTGAACGGTGCTGTCGTGATAACTGGTGACAAGAATGAGTGAAGGCAAACCAGAATGTTTTCTGAAGtaacttgtgatttttttttccgaaCGATTTTCTTTCGGAATGTGAAAAAAGCTTTGATTGTCGAGATCGGGTGAAATTTCTTTCCTTTGTACTTGTACATTTTCTCTTGAAATAGTCAAATAAAGCTGGCCACAATTGTTACTTTAAATTCTTATCATTGTTCAGCTGGGTTCAATTTGTAAACAAAATTGAAAAATACTCTTTTGCCCCAGAAACTGTGGAAGAGTCAATTATTTCGCATTAGTAGGCGCTAAGacagatgatttaaaaaaaaaaaaagtttgaggAGTTTGTTAAATTAATTGAAGAAGTTCCCCGTTCTCAGTCCTATAGTTCAGTGGATTACATTTAATGATTAATCATAATCCAGAAAAATTGTTGCGAACGATGTCTCAGATTGAGTACGAttaccactcactcactcaagggCACACTCGTAAATTGAGGAGGACGTTAGTCACGTTACGGGATTGCATAGATAGTGCAATCTGTTATGTTGATGGAGGA is part of the Leucoraja erinacea ecotype New England chromosome 30, Leri_hhj_1, whole genome shotgun sequence genome and harbors:
- the LOC129711564 gene encoding tumor necrosis factor receptor superfamily member 1B-like, producing the protein MSRWGLATGLWLWLMATAACGESSNRWQQIDNKCKENEFYNSEAKRCCSLCPPGEHRKLSCTSERDTVCKPCPRSRYQEEWNDSFDCTLCVGTCGDPLRQVQSCSPRTRQICECKPGMFCKTKTLNSCLQCVKHSSCEAGKFLVQAGNSTTDNVCESCRPDTFSELKSLSTKCRPHTKCARLLKEGTATEDAECDKTVSSITNVLRPSTNRSNASTSSPARPYPHSTTPRPGHLTTLSIAVTAPKGNKQVVNLLLIVGLVLAFLLILVVSSLLFSRKDYFKSLLLSNRTKGSIYIMSPRTVYVGVETGDCVSPEQKDPVAKPVDSHIHFPQQESMKSQSTAETHTFPVEESGKVFHDPEAAADTQLE